The genome window GCATGGAGTTCTCGGTGGGGCCGGTTCCGGAGGTCGCGGAAGTCGTCATCCCTCGAGCATACGTATGCGTTGATCAGGTCATACAGGACGTACGTGCGTCGGTGGGGCGGTTCACCCGCCACAGGGCGTCACCGTCGCCGCGGCCATCCGCTGTTATGCCGGCACCTGGCTGCCGATCGGCTTCCCGTGCACCGGAGTTCACGGGTGGACACCACAGTGGTGTGTGCATCCCTGCACCACCCCTGTCATCCGACACACCGGGAGCAGCAGCATGTGCGAGGACGACCACGGCACCGGCATGGGAAGACGCGCGCTGTTCGTGACGGGTGCGGCCGCCGCGCTTACGTTGGGAACCGTGAGCTTCTCCGAGGGCCCCACCGCCGAGGCGGCCGACAACCAGGAGACGAGGACGGTGCGCGGCACGCTGCCCACCGGCTCCCCCGACTTCGTGTACCTGCCCGTCGACGTCCCCGAGGGCGTCCGTGAGATCCACGTCGCCTACACCTACGACAGGCCGTCCGTCCCGGCCGGCACCCCGGGCAACGCCCTGGACATCGGCATCTTCGACGAGCGCGGCACCGAGCTGGGCGGCAAGGGCTTCCGCGGCTGGTCCGGCGGCGCGCGCAGCGAGTTCTTCCTCCGCGCGGACGACGCGACCCCCGGCTACATCCCGGGCCGCATCCGCCCCGGCACCTGGCACATCGCGCTGGGCCCGTACACGGTGGCGCCGCAGGGCCTGACGTACGAGGTCACGATCACGCTCACCCACGGCGCGCAGAGCGAGACCCCGAAGCCCGTGTACCCGCCGTCCCGGGCCGTGGGCCGGGGCCGCGCCTGGTACCGCGGGGACTGCCATCTGCACTCCTGGTACTCCGACGGCCGCCGCACGCCCGCCGAGATCGCGGCGCTGGCCCGGGCGGCCGGTCTGGACTTCATCAACAGCTCCGACCACAACACGCACTCCTCGCACGCCCACTGGGCCGACCAGGCGGGCGACGACCTGCTGATCATGACGGGCGAGGAGGTGACGACCCGCAACGGCCACGTGGTGGCGCTGGGCACCGACCCGGGCACGTTCATCGACTGGCGCTACCGGGCCCGCGACAACCGCTGGGCCCGCTTCGCCCAGCAGATCCGCCGCGCGGGCGGTCTGGTCGTCCCGGCGCATCCGCACGCCACCTGCGTCGGCTGCGGCTGGAAGTTCGGCTTCGGCGAGGCGGACGCGGTGGAGGTGTGGAACGGCCCCTACACCCCGGACGACGAGGTGACGCTCGCGGAGTGGGACAACACGCTGGTGGCGTCGGTCCGGGAGGGCCACGGCCGGTGGCTGCCTGCGATGGGCAACAGCGACGCGCACCGCGACCCGGACGCGGTGGGCAGCCCTCAGACGGTGGTCCTCGCCGACGACCTGACCCGCGAGGCGGTCCAGGAGGGCCTCCGCGCGGGCCGCTCGTACGTCGCCGAGTCGAAGAACGTCTCCCTGGCCTTCACCGCTTCGGGCAGCCGCGGCGAGCACGCGGGCATCGGCGAACGGCTGCGGGTGGACCGCGACACCCCGGTCACGGTCCGCCTGGAGGTGCGGGGCGCACCGCGCTGCACGGTCCGCTTCATCACCGACCAGGGCGTGCTGTTCACGAGCGACCCGCTGCCGGTGACCGGCTCGGGCACGGCCGAATGGCGTACGACACCGGCCTACGCGGCCTACGTCCGCGCCGAGCTGCGGCACGAGGCGGCTGCGGGCCCGGTGCCGGGTGCGCTGGCCGCGTTCACCAACCCGATCTTCCTGGGCGGGGCGTAAACGCATCCGCGGGGCGCGCGGCTGTTCTCCGCGCGCCCCGGTCCCCGGTCTGCGAGACTGCGCGGAGTGGCCAGCAGTGTCCCGCCGTCGAGGAGAGCGAGGGACGATGTCGGACTTCGTCGACCGCAAGTACCGTGCCGTCACGGCGTTCCAGCGCCGGATGAACCCGGTGCTGCGCCGCCTGCCCCTCCAGACGGTGCTGGAGACGACGGGCCGCGTGTCCGGGCTGCCGCGCCAGACCCCGGTGGGCGGCCGCCGCGTCGGGAACTCCTTCTGGCTGGTATCGGAATACGGCGAGAGGTCCCAGTACGTCCGCAACATCCAGGCGAATCCACGCGTCCAGGTGCGCATCCTGGGCCGCTGGCACACGGGCACGGCCCACCTGCTCCCGGACGACGACCCCCGGGCCCGCCTGAAGCAACTGCCGCGCATGAACGGCATGGCGGTACGGGCCCTCGGGGCGCAGCTGCTCACGGTACGGGTGGACCTGGACGGCTAGGGTCTTTCGTCCGGATCAACCCGGCCACACGACGGCCTGCAACTCGCTGTAGGCGTGCAGGGCGTAGGAGCCCACGTCGCGGCCCACGCCGCTCTTCTTGAAGCCGCCGAACGGCGCCTCCATGTTGCGGCCGACCGTGTTCACACCGACGCCGCCCGTGCGCAGCCGGCGCGCCACGCGGAAGGCGCGGGCCACGTCGCCCGACCAGACGTAGTCGATCAGGCCGTAGTCGGAGGCGTTGGCCAGGTCGATGCCCTCCTCCTCCGCGTCGAAGGGGACCACCACGACCACCGGGCCGAAGATCTCCTCCCGGACCACCCGCATGTCGGGCGTGCAGTCCGCGAGGAGGGTGGGCGCGACGTAGAAGCCGCGGTCGTGCGGAGGCCGTTCGCCGCCGGTGACCAGCCGTGCGCCCTCCTTGCGGCCCAGTTCGACGTACGCCTCCACACGGTCCCGGTGCGCCGCCGAGATCAGCGGACCCACCACCGTGTCCCGCTCACGCGGATCACCGACCTTCAAGTGGCGGGCGTACGCCGCCAGTCGGTCGACCAGCCGGTCGTACACGCCCCGCTGCGCGAGCACCCGTGTCGGTGCCGTGCAGATCTGTCCGCTGTAGAAGGAGAACGTGGTGCCGATTCCGGCCACCGCCGCGTCCAGGTCCGCGTCGTCGAAGACGAGCGCCGCGCCCTTGCCGCCCAGCTCCATCAGCTGCCGCTTCACGGACCGGCCGCACACCTCGGCGATGCGCTGCCCCACGGCCGTCGAGCCGGTGAAGCTCACCATGTCGACGTCCGGGCAGTCCACGGCCGCCTCGCCCACCTCGGGGCGCGCCCCGCCGACCACGTTCACCACGCCCGGCGGCGCGCCCGCCTCCTGAAGTGCCTCCGCCATGCGGTACACCGACAGCGGGTCCTGCGGGGCCGGCTTCACGACCACCGTGTTGCCCATCGCGAGCGCGGGCGCGACCTTGCCGGCCGGGTTCGCCCAGGGGTTGTTGTACGAGGTGACGCAGGCGACCACGCCAACGGGCTGGCGCACGGCCAGGGCGCCCATGACGGTCGCCGGGCCGAACGGCCCCGCCTCGTTGATCTGCGGCGGCAGCGGCTGCTCCACCGGTTCCACCCGCGCGTACCGTCGGAAACGCGCCACCGCGACCCCGACCTGCATCCCGCGCGCCGTCCCGGTCGTCGCGCCGCTCTCCGCCTGCGCCAGCTCGGCGTACGGCCCCAGGCGGCCCTGGATCAGGTCGGCCGTCCGCGCCAGCACCGCCGCCCGCTCCTCTGGCGGCGTCCTCGACCACGGCCCGAACGCCTCGCGGGCCGCGGCGCAGGCCGCCCGCACCTGCTCCCGCGAGGCCTCCGGCGCCCACCCGACGATCCCCTCGGTCGCCGGGTCGGTCACCCGGTAGTGGCCGTCGTCCGGCTCCACCCAGGCCCCGCCGATCAACAGCCGCTGCCGCTCGGTCACGTGGTGCTCACCGTCCTGGTGTCCCGCCCGGAGCGCAGCACCTTCCCCGGTACGGCCCCGGTCACCACGTCGTCCCGGATCGCCTCGACGCCGTTGACCCACACGGCCCGGATCCCGATCGCCCGCGAGTCCAGGCGCGGGCTGTCACCCGGCAGGTCGTGCACCAGGGTGGCCTGCCCGGCGTCGATCCGCTCCGGGTCGAAGAGGACCAGGTCGGCATGGAAGCCCTCCCGCACCCGACCGCGCTCCCGGAGCCCGAACAGCTGCGCGGGGTCGTCCGTCAGCATTTTCACGGCCTGCTCCAGCGGCACCAGCTTCCGGCCGCGCAGACAGTCCCCGAGGAACCGGGTCGTGTACGGCGCCCCGCACATGCGGTCCAGGTGGGCGCCCGCGTCGGAGCCGCCGAGCAGGACGTCCTCGTGCCGCCAGGTCTCGGCCCTCAGGGCCCAGGAGCCGGGGTCGTTGTCGGTGGGCATGGGCCACAGGACCGTGCGCAGCTCGTCGTTCGCGCAGATCTCGACCAGGCATGCGAAGGGGTCCTGGCCGCGCTCGGCCGCGATGTCCTTCACGACGCGTCCGGTCAGGCCTTCGTTGCGCGGGCTGTAGGTGTCGCCGATGACGTACCGCCCGAAGTCGGTGAGACGGCGGAAGACACCGGCCTCCTTGGAGTGGGCGCGGCGCAGCATCTGCGCCCGGACCCCGGGGTCGCGCAGCTTCGCGGTCCGCTCGGGCACGGGCAGACCCAGGATCGGTCCCCAGCCGGGGATCAGGTTGAGGGCGCAGAAGGTGCCCAGGGACATGTTCATCGGCGTGAGGATGGGCATGGTGAGGGCCACCACCCGGCCGCCCGCCTTCCGGGCCCGCTCGCTCGCGGAGAGCTGACGCGGCACGCGTTCGGGGACGGCCGCGTCGATGGTGAGGACGTTCCAGTTCAGGGGCCGTCCGGCCGCCGCGCTCATCTCCGCCAGGAGGTCGATCTCCGGATCGCTGAACTGGTCCAGGCAGCCCGCGACGATCGCCTCGATCTGTGTGCCCTCGTGCTCGCCGACCGCCTTGGCGAGTGCCAGAAGCTCCTCCGGCCGTGCGTGCCGGGAGGCGACCGGCTGCCCGTCACCGTCGGAGTGGGTGGAGGACTGCGTGGTCGAGAGCCCCCAGGCGCCCGCGTCCATGGCCTCGTGGAACAGCCGCAGCATGGCGTCCAGCTGCTCGTCCGTCGGCTGCCCGCCGACCGCGTCCGGGCCCATCACGTACCGTCGCAGCGCGCAGTGCCCCGCCATGAAACCGGCGTTGACCGCGATCCGCCCTTCGAGGGCGTCCAGGTACTCCCCGAAGGAGTGCCATGTCCAGGGCGCCCCCTCCTCCAGGGCGACCAGGGACATGCCCTCCACCTTCGACATCATCCGCCGGGTGTAGTCGGCGTCCTCGGGCCGCGCCGGGTTCAGCGGGGCGAGGGTGAAGCCGCAGTTGCCGGCCGCGACCGTGGTGACCCCGTGGTTCAGGGACGGGGTCGCGTACGGGTCCCAGAACAGCTGGGCGTCGTAGTGGGTGTGCGGGTCGACGAAGCCGGGGGCGAGGACGAGACCGGTGGCGTCCTCGCCGCTCCCGGCCTCCTCGGTGATCGCGCCGACGGCCACGATACGGCCGTTTCGTATCCCCACGTCGGCCGTGTACGCGGGGGCGCCGGTCCCGTCCACGACGGTCGCGCCCTTGATGACGTGGTCGAGCACGACGGCTCGCCTCCTTCAACTCCGGTGGGGCGCCCTGAAGTGGCGCGGGGAACTGCGCGACCAGCCACATCGGGCCCGCAGCCGCCGGACGGCCCGCGGCCCGACGGCGATCAGGCGCTCTGCCGGAACCGCGTAGTCCGGTGAACCGGATCCGTGTCGATCTTCGGGATCACGTGCTCGCCGATCAGCCGGATCGTCTGGAGCGTCTCCTCCTTCGGTATCCCGACCGGCAGCCCGAAGCTGAGCTGGTCGGCGCCCGCCTGCTCCCACCTCTTGCACTGCCGCAGCACCTCGTCCGGGTCGCCGCAGATGAGCAGTTCCTCCTCGATGAGCAGTTCGAGGAATTCCTCGGTGTACTCGGGGAGCGTCTCCGGCCACACGGGGAAGCCCTCGGGGCGCGGGAAGGTGTCGTGGTAGCGGAAGACGAGGGACGGCAGGTAGTGCAGTTGGCCGTTCACCGCGATGCGGATCGCCTCCTCGTGCGTAGGCGCGCAGATCGCGGTGCTCGTCACCATCACGTTGTCGTTGACGAAGTCCCCGACGGGCTCGGCGTCCACGATCGCAGTCTTGTACTGCTCCAGCACCCACTCCATGTCGGAGACCTTCTGCACGCTGAAGCCGAGCACCCCGAGGCCCTTCTTCGCGGCCATGGCGTACGAGGACGGGGACCCGGCGGCGTACCACATCGCGGGGTGCGACTTCCCGTACGGCTTGGGCAGCACCTTGCGGGGCGGTAGCGACCAGTGCTTGCCCCGGAAGCCCTCGTACTCGTCCTGGAGCCACATCTTCGGGAACTCGGCGACGGTCTCCTCCCAGATCTCCTTGGTGAAGTTCATGTCGGTGATGCCGGGCAGGAAGCCGAGGATCTCGTGGGAGCCGGCACCGCGTCCGCTGCCGAACTCGAAGCGGTTGCCGCTGAGGTGGTCGAGCATGGCGACCTTCTCGGCGACCTTCACCGGGTGGTTGACCTGGGCCAGCGGGTTGAAGATCCCGGAGCCGAGGTGGATGCGCTCGGTGGCGTGGGCGAGGTAGCCGAGGAAGACGTCGTTGGCGGAGAGGTGCGAGTACTCCTCCAGGAAGTGGTGCTCGGACGCCCAGGCGTACTTGAAGCCGGACCTGTCCGCCTGGATGACGTACCCGGTCTCCTCCATCAGCGCCTTGTGCTCCGCGAGCGGGTCGGTCTCGGCCCGCTTGCCGACGTATCCCTGTACGAAGAGCCCGAATTCCACGGAGGTCACCGTCCCCACGAGTGTCTACCTGACGTATCGTCAGATTGGCTTGCCGCCGACTGTCGCACCGCCCCGTTGGACCGTCAATAGCTGACGGTAGGTCAGATCATTGGGTGGACCCTCAGACGACCGAGACCCCGGCCAGCCACCCGCCGTCGATCACGAACGGCTGCCCGGTGATGTACGAGGAGTCGTCCGAGGTCAGGAAGAGCGCGAGCCGCGCCACCTCCTCGGCCCTGCCGACCCGGCCGAGCGGTACGAGCCGGCGGTACAGCCCGTCCAGGGCGCGGGACGTCTCCTGCGGGTCCGCCTCGGGGTCCAGTCGGGCCGGATTGGACATCGGGGTGTCGATGGCCCCCGGGCACACGGCGTTGACCCGTATCCCCCGCGGCGCCAGCTCGATCGCGGCGACCCTGGTGAGGCCGAGGACGGCGTGCTTGGTCGCCGCGTACGTGCCCACGGCCGCCATCCCGGTCATCGCGGTGTAGGAGGCGGTGTTGACGATGGTGCCGCCCCCGGACGCCGCGATCTCGGGAGCGACGGCCCGGATGCCGAGGAAGCAGCCGACCTGGTTGACCTGGACGACGCTCATGAACTCGTCCAGGGGCGTGTCGAGAAGCGCGTTGAACCGCAGGATGCCCGCGTTGTTGACCAGCCCGTCGATATGCCCGTACGCCCCTTTCGCGACGGCCACGGCGGCGGCCCAGTCGGCCTCGCGGGCCACGTCGAGGTGCACGTACGACTGCCCCAGCTCCTTGGCGAGCGCCTCCCCCTGGTCGTCGAGCACGTCGGCGAGGACGACCCGGGCGCCCTCCGCCGCGAACAGCCGCGCCTCCTGCTCGCCCTGCCCGCGCGCCGCCCCGGTGACGATGACGACGCGCCCGTCCAGCTTGCCCATGGAGCCTTCCTCCTCAGTTCAGGCGGGGCGCGACCTCGACCCCGAACGCCGT of Streptomyces cynarae contains these proteins:
- a CDS encoding nitroreductase family deazaflavin-dependent oxidoreductase, coding for MSDFVDRKYRAVTAFQRRMNPVLRRLPLQTVLETTGRVSGLPRQTPVGGRRVGNSFWLVSEYGERSQYVRNIQANPRVQVRILGRWHTGTAHLLPDDDPRARLKQLPRMNGMAVRALGAQLLTVRVDLDG
- a CDS encoding N-acyl-D-amino-acid deacylase family protein, which gives rise to MLDHVIKGATVVDGTGAPAYTADVGIRNGRIVAVGAITEEAGSGEDATGLVLAPGFVDPHTHYDAQLFWDPYATPSLNHGVTTVAAGNCGFTLAPLNPARPEDADYTRRMMSKVEGMSLVALEEGAPWTWHSFGEYLDALEGRIAVNAGFMAGHCALRRYVMGPDAVGGQPTDEQLDAMLRLFHEAMDAGAWGLSTTQSSTHSDGDGQPVASRHARPEELLALAKAVGEHEGTQIEAIVAGCLDQFSDPEIDLLAEMSAAAGRPLNWNVLTIDAAVPERVPRQLSASERARKAGGRVVALTMPILTPMNMSLGTFCALNLIPGWGPILGLPVPERTAKLRDPGVRAQMLRRAHSKEAGVFRRLTDFGRYVIGDTYSPRNEGLTGRVVKDIAAERGQDPFACLVEICANDELRTVLWPMPTDNDPGSWALRAETWRHEDVLLGGSDAGAHLDRMCGAPYTTRFLGDCLRGRKLVPLEQAVKMLTDDPAQLFGLRERGRVREGFHADLVLFDPERIDAGQATLVHDLPGDSPRLDSRAIGIRAVWVNGVEAIRDDVVTGAVPGKVLRSGRDTRTVSTT
- a CDS encoding CehA/McbA family metallohydrolase, with the translated sequence MCEDDHGTGMGRRALFVTGAAAALTLGTVSFSEGPTAEAADNQETRTVRGTLPTGSPDFVYLPVDVPEGVREIHVAYTYDRPSVPAGTPGNALDIGIFDERGTELGGKGFRGWSGGARSEFFLRADDATPGYIPGRIRPGTWHIALGPYTVAPQGLTYEVTITLTHGAQSETPKPVYPPSRAVGRGRAWYRGDCHLHSWYSDGRRTPAEIAALARAAGLDFINSSDHNTHSSHAHWADQAGDDLLIMTGEEVTTRNGHVVALGTDPGTFIDWRYRARDNRWARFAQQIRRAGGLVVPAHPHATCVGCGWKFGFGEADAVEVWNGPYTPDDEVTLAEWDNTLVASVREGHGRWLPAMGNSDAHRDPDAVGSPQTVVLADDLTREAVQEGLRAGRSYVAESKNVSLAFTASGSRGEHAGIGERLRVDRDTPVTVRLEVRGAPRCTVRFITDQGVLFTSDPLPVTGSGTAEWRTTPAYAAYVRAELRHEAAAGPVPGALAAFTNPIFLGGA
- a CDS encoding SDR family NAD(P)-dependent oxidoreductase encodes the protein MGKLDGRVVIVTGAARGQGEQEARLFAAEGARVVLADVLDDQGEALAKELGQSYVHLDVAREADWAAAVAVAKGAYGHIDGLVNNAGILRFNALLDTPLDEFMSVVQVNQVGCFLGIRAVAPEIAASGGGTIVNTASYTAMTGMAAVGTYAATKHAVLGLTRVAAIELAPRGIRVNAVCPGAIDTPMSNPARLDPEADPQETSRALDGLYRRLVPLGRVGRAEEVARLALFLTSDDSSYITGQPFVIDGGWLAGVSVV
- a CDS encoding LLM class flavin-dependent oxidoreductase — protein: MEFGLFVQGYVGKRAETDPLAEHKALMEETGYVIQADRSGFKYAWASEHHFLEEYSHLSANDVFLGYLAHATERIHLGSGIFNPLAQVNHPVKVAEKVAMLDHLSGNRFEFGSGRGAGSHEILGFLPGITDMNFTKEIWEETVAEFPKMWLQDEYEGFRGKHWSLPPRKVLPKPYGKSHPAMWYAAGSPSSYAMAAKKGLGVLGFSVQKVSDMEWVLEQYKTAIVDAEPVGDFVNDNVMVTSTAICAPTHEEAIRIAVNGQLHYLPSLVFRYHDTFPRPEGFPVWPETLPEYTEEFLELLIEEELLICGDPDEVLRQCKRWEQAGADQLSFGLPVGIPKEETLQTIRLIGEHVIPKIDTDPVHRTTRFRQSA
- a CDS encoding aldehyde dehydrogenase family protein → MTERQRLLIGGAWVEPDDGHYRVTDPATEGIVGWAPEASREQVRAACAAAREAFGPWSRTPPEERAAVLARTADLIQGRLGPYAELAQAESGATTGTARGMQVGVAVARFRRYARVEPVEQPLPPQINEAGPFGPATVMGALAVRQPVGVVACVTSYNNPWANPAGKVAPALAMGNTVVVKPAPQDPLSVYRMAEALQEAGAPPGVVNVVGGARPEVGEAAVDCPDVDMVSFTGSTAVGQRIAEVCGRSVKRQLMELGGKGAALVFDDADLDAAVAGIGTTFSFYSGQICTAPTRVLAQRGVYDRLVDRLAAYARHLKVGDPRERDTVVGPLISAAHRDRVEAYVELGRKEGARLVTGGERPPHDRGFYVAPTLLADCTPDMRVVREEIFGPVVVVVPFDAEEEGIDLANASDYGLIDYVWSGDVARAFRVARRLRTGGVGVNTVGRNMEAPFGGFKKSGVGRDVGSYALHAYSELQAVVWPG